In Acipenser ruthenus chromosome 33, fAciRut3.2 maternal haplotype, whole genome shotgun sequence, the sequence ACGGCGGCCGCAGCAGCTTAACAAATGCGAGATCAGTCAAATTAATGAATTTTAATTAATCGAATCGACCAGGCATCGCAGCAGCGTTTTGTAATTTAAGCAGCTTGGTAGAACACAAAACACGTCTTGAGAACCGAACCGAAGGCGCAGCGCTGAAAACAAAACGTGCTGGAGCACACAGcggtcttaagaacataagaaagtttacaaacgagaggagaccattcggcttGCTCGTTTGGTGACTTGGAAAAAGTAATAAGActgttatataaaaaacaaaaacttaaacaCTTCAAAATGCACAGAAGAGGCGTTGGTGCCGGGGCGATTGCAAAAAAGAAACTAGCCGAGGTAAACTCTCTCAACACGCACTTGCCCGGTGAATGCTGTTCTTAACCACGGCTCATTATCATATTtttctgagctctcaattacttcaagagacccttaattgaactgatcgtttgcttaattagacctttttttaaaaaaaaaatgtttttggctcttaaacagttgcacagttcaagttagctgtaacgtTTGATAAGTAACAAACTGTTTTTAAGAGCTGACAACAATTagaaaggtctaattaagtacatttggagtgtggagtagtggtcagggctctggactcttgaccggagggtcgtgggttcaatcccaggtgggggacgctgctgctgtacccttgagcaaggtaatttacctagattgctccagtaaaaacccaactgtattggTTCTCAAACGGGTTTGAGAACCtgtgtccaatcccggtcctggagggccagaattccattccaggttttacaggtaaaaTGAGAGCATGAGCTACTTCagataattggttcagttaaaccatttagaacaaaGACCAGAAGTGGAGCAAACCAACTCTGTGAACAGCAGCAAACTGATGTGCTTGTGATGTGTTTTTATGTCAACTGTTTTTCAGGCTAAGTATAAAGAAAGGGGGACAGTTCTTGCAGAAGATCAAATTGTACAGGCAAGTCATTTATTTGATTTCAGGCTGGGTTGCCATGTGGGTAAGTAAGGTTCGTAAAGTTTTcccaataaaaacaatttaattcCGGAAACAAAACATGCAAAACCATCAAACAAAACCAACCTGCAGGTCGAAAACCAGCAAGACTATcgatgaggggaaaaaaaccaGATCGAGCGTGCGTCAGCGAGAGTTTGATAAAGGGTGCAGGTCGGCAGAGTTTAAATCCAGTACAAAAGCCAGTCTTTGAAGATCAGAACCAGCCTCGGCTGGCTTGACTGTGTTAGGTACCTGTGATCTCAATCAGCATTTTAATTAGCAAAGCAACTCCTGCATAAACAAGGGGTCCCTCTGCCCGAGGGCCCGAGCGCTCCCCGAGTCATAAAATAACCCATTTGTGATCTTGTCTCCGAGATGAGCAGGCACGACTAGCTGGGCGCCAGACCGCAGTGAGAGAGCAGGAATGAtttaccgccccccccccccccatcttgcCATTTTCAAGTTTGTAAAATAGCCccaatttaatataaaacattaaaatcttacagcagtttgggacagttcagactCGCAGTGCATTCTGGGAACCCGGTTCCCAGAATGGGTTTAGCATTTATAATCGTATtgattttatacatttttgttggCAGTGGCATATTTTATGTACCTCTATATCAGGGGTGTCTGATCAATCCCGGTCTTGGAGGGCtgttattccactccaggttttccaggaaggtctggatggaggtttaattggttccattaaacaatttagaacacggctggaacaaagaccaggagtggcaGAGGCCCTTGTAAAAAACGGGAATGGGTGGAACCGCtatgcagtcttatttccatccctgacacaaagggaaggagacgcttcttcacacggggagtggtgagggggtggaacGGGTTAccatgggttacctagccatgttgcggAGGCAGAATCacagggatcctttaagacccgacttgacagagttctgagatcaatcagctgctcggaGACCTCCCCCCCCAGGTTTTTGTAAATGTTTCGTTCTTGTTTTCAGATGTCGAAGCAGCTGGAGACCTTTAAGACGCACCTGGAGGAGTTTGCCAGCAAACACAAGCAGGAGATCCGCAAGAGCGCCCAGTTCAGAGTGCAGTTCCAGGACATGTGTGCCACCATCGGGGTGGACCCGCTGGCATGTAAGCAAAGTCCTGCAAACTACCAGCGCCCTGGCACTCGCAGACCCTTAAAACCACACCGTGCCCGAAAGAGTGGGAGAGACATTCGAAGCGcttgtcaaaatgttttataaatgactTCTCGGattcatttcaaaagaaaaaaaaatatatagatgaaCGTAATTTAGAGCTTTTATTTAAAcctcatgtaattaaagaaactacaaaatctaTATCGCGAAAGTCTATAACGGAAggcataatagcagtacagtagtattttatgttagattttgaaatgtcacctttttttaatttgtcagttttttgttaagtatatggaaaactacaaagcggtgtgtaattcagtatacattattcagcaggttttatctgactttatgaagcaaaattagttaattctaaaTAGAGGATGAAGCAAAACGaaagctccagtaaaaacccaactgtataaatggggaattgtatgtaaaaaaaaatgtgatatcttgtaacaattgtatgtcgccctggataagggcatctgctaataaataaataataataataataataataaagctaatattcattctctctctctctctctctgtgcgtgttcTGGTGGCGCTGCCTGTGCTAAGCTGGGAAGGGTTTCTGGTCGGAGATGCTGGGAGTGGGAGATTTCTACTACGAACTGGGAGTTCAGATCATCGAGGTGTGCCTGGCGCTCAAGCACAGGAACGGAGGTGAGTCTCTGGGGATCCGTTTTAGTTTTGCGTCTCTGTCGACCGTGACGACTCCTGATTGCAATTGCTTAgttcataatgcattgcaattggaCCTGGGCATAACTGCATCATAGTAACGGTACCATATCATTGATCGAatccagttcagttcagttcagtagCGTTTCTGTGTTTGTACCGGTGATTAGTGCTTGGTAATAGCTGTTCTGCCAACCAGTCTAgctgggatgggaataagactcccgttgcacagcagtttcacccattccaggttttactactgctgtgcaatgggagtgtcCAACTCTCAgtctggcttttgttccaccgGAGCGCTCAATAAAATAATCAGACCAATTAAGTAGATTAATGGCACCAatgtaacacttctctccaggcctcaaagcGTTTCCTAGGTCGTGAGCCTTTAATCAAATgcgttttttttatatgaaacacATCCAATTGAACAAGTAATGAGATCAGTGAAGTTAATTGAGAGCCCAGGTGGAAATGAAAACCGGAAGAGGACTGGAGTCTGATAGCCCTGCTGCCCTGGAGATGGTCGCACGCGGCTGTGGGCTgatgtgtttgtatttcagggCTGATCACTTTGGAGGAACTCCACCAGAGGGTGCTAAAGGGACGGGGCAAGTTCGCTCAGGATGTCAGCCAGTAAGTGGGTCTTCTAGTTTTACAACGGGGGGGAGGGGGCAGTTTTCAGGTCGTTATTTCCATCACTGCATGATTACAGTTGTTCTCTTTTGACGAATTTCTTTTAAAAGCGCATTGCAGCACTGGCAATGCTAACGCACTGATCTCGTCCCGGCAGGGATGACCTGATCCGGGCCATCAAGAAGCTCAAGGCGATGGGGAACGGCTTCGGAATGATCCCAGTGGGCGGAACCTACCTGGTGCAGTCTGTCCCGGCAGAACTGAACATGGACCACACTGTCGTCCTCCAGCTCGCTGAGGTGactataaaacacactgttcattcAAGAGGCCCTTGGTAAACTGCGAGGACGATATGCCTCTACTACGATACGATAATGGTATCTGGTTTTGATAAACAAAGTACACTCTGAGAGACAAGGACAGGGTGGGAGTGGGGTCTACCTGGGGTTGTGAATCCAGGGTTTCTCGGTGCTGTATTAACAAGTTCTTGTTTCCCCACGGCTCTCGTTAACAGAAGAAAGGTTTTGTGACGGTGAGCGAAATCAAGACCAGCCTGAAATGGGAGACGGAGAGGACCTGCCACGTGCTGGTCAGTGTGAGCgcgggaggggggaggggggcaacGCCAAGCAAAAACAAGTGGTGTTGAAGTTTAATTGAATTTAAGCCTGGGTTCTCTCCCCCTGCCCCTTATTTTCTCCCCCTAACACCCCCTtcctctctactctctctctctcccccaggaTGACCTGCTGAAGGAGGGTCTGGCTTGGCTGGACGGCCAGGCTGCGGGGGAGCCCCAGTACTGGCTACCGGCCCTGTTCTCTGAGCTCTGCTCCCGGGACGTGACTCCAGAGGAGGCCAGTGAGATGGTGCCCTGAGCAGACGGGTGTGGGGGAACCCAGCGCTGCCCTGTAACCACCCCGAACTCTGAGAAATTTGGCATGGTGGCATGGGCTTAACCTGTTAAAATGTCATCCATCCTCCCCGTTTGACAAAAGGCTACTTTTCTAATTTTATTTGTTAACTGGCATCATCTGACCTGTTATTTGAATGACTTTCTCTTTATTTAATTATGATAAACGTACTGTAATTTTGTTAACCGAAAGTCTAAATATAAATGTCTcacattacattaataaataaagctTGGGTTCtgaattttttgttgtttttcaaagAATTATATTTGGTACTTACTGGGTTAACGAGTatcaaaagtgtatttttttggAGGAGGAGGGTAGGTTATGCCTTTTGtaccagggatgggaataagactcctagtgcatagcagtttcacccattccaggttttactatgagcgtGATTAGCCAaagtgtgtgtaggtaacaaaGTCActtaaacacatgcaaaaaaaaatataatatacatggacgattatttttttttttttaaactataaataattTAAGCAGACAAATgtctttgtaaaaaaataaaactaggcactgatttaattttttgaacattaatattattattattaattcaaaaGCATCTCTCTGCAATCACTGTCACATGACTTAAATGGAACAAGTCCTGAAAAATGGTCACAACTCAAGATGGGATCAATAAAATACAGATGCTCTGCAAACATCATCAGGTAGTAAGAAAAGGAATTTagcaattcaaatgacattttagtGCATTTTACAGAACTGGGGAGTCTAGGCAACAGACAATTTCACTCCAGCAATATGTCATGTTATCCTTGATGCAGGACTTATGgaacacactatatatatacacatacataatgAACTTACCTGTTGcatgaacaattatttttttgcatcaattattatttttttactcctTAACAAAATCTACAACAATAATAactcaacaaaataaaaacagaactgtgAGTAGTTTGCAAAGGTCTCTCTCCTCTTCTGCAGAGCGGTTCTGTGTCCACGGTCTTGctcggtggtggtggtggttgtcgCCGCCACAAGGGGGCGTTTCACACAATCTCTGATAAAGGAGCCGCGTTCCTCGGAGCGCTGATCCCGCTTCAGACTCCACATTCTCGTGCGACGCTTTGCATCGTCCCGATCTGAATCCCGGATTCTTTTGCGCCGTATTCCAcaaaggacagagagagagagagaccgatcTTTGAAAATAAGCAGAAACGCAGCCATCGCCTTTCTCCTCCTGTGAACTTACAGCTGCTTTTAGAACTCTACAAACCTCAGGGACTCATTCCAGAACGTTCTCTTCTAGACCCCTCTAGAACACTCTAGAACGtcgactgcttttttttttttcattaattattatttatgtatttattgaaatCAGCGAATTCCGTACTGAAGTTTATATCCATCACTACGAAGGTCCCACttccaaaagaaagaaaaacaaacaaaacataatagaaataaaaatgttgtctCCTACTGAAAAAAGGTTCGGATAAGCTAGAAAATGTCGTCTCTTACGGAAAGAGTTCTGTTCCAGagtttctctcgctctctttctagGGCTTGGAGCTGCCCTGGCTGTCGGGGTCGGTTCCTGTTGAACTCGAGTCCGAGTCCGTGTCCACATCCTTCTCCTGGCTCTGGCATTTCTCCTTCAAGCGCTGTTGGATGGCTCTGAGCCGAGAGAGCAGGTTCTGGTAATCAAAGTGCCCTCTCTTCTCACCGAAAGGATCCTTTAAAAATAGAAAGAAtaaaaagaatgttttaaaaaaaaaaaaaaaataataaagtattttCAGTACATACTTGTCTGGTCTTCTATAGGAGCAGAAATAAATGATAGAGTTTTGCTGCAGCTCTGCGTGGGTCTGGTCAGTGCAGTCTGTAACTGTACCTGCATGCTCTGCCCCTGCAGGTGAAGGCGCTCCTTGCAGACTCCCTCGTAGAAATCATAGTACTCCAGAAAGGACTTCTCCATCACACTCCTgcagcacagagagagacacagacagactgagagagagagagagagagagagagagagagagagagagagagagagagagagagagagagagacagacaggacagactgtaagagagagagagagacagacagacagacagacagacagactgtcagagagacacagacagacagatagacagagacacagacaaactgtcagagagagagacagacagacagcgacacactgtcagagagagagagacagagagagacaggacagacagagagagagacacagactgtcagagcgacagacagacagagagagagacagacacagacatacagacagactgtcagacagagagagagagagacagacagagagagagagagagacagacagacaaacagcgacagacagtcagagagagagagacagactgtcagagacagacagacagacacaagggTGTTCACAGTAGCTTACTGATAGAGCCAAGACAAAGACTCCCTACTCGAACCATGGCCGCCCTTTTTCCAgccaattcaaaatgaaagaatatcaGAATATTTAAAATCGTACCACACTGACAATCGGTTCATGCAGCTCGAATATAATTCTAAGGCAAACAAGGCAAAACTTATGTGAAGCCAAGTGAAGCAGACGAACGTGTGAGCTGGCGAAGGTACTATCAGGTGAAATGATTGCTCCCGTCCTCCTATGCCATGCATGAAAGACTCAGCACGGTTTCTTAGAAGTTTTGCCTTGGAGTTGTGACTGAAGTTACTGCCCATGAAGACACCCTAAAGGGGCACTGCTCTgaacgcgggggggggggggggctcaccaCAGGGCCTCGGGGCAGGGGCACTTCCCGTCCAGCATGTCGCTCACCGCCACCCTCATGGTCTCGTGACGGATGCACTCGTTGTAGTTCTTGCTGTCGCCGGGGTGCCTctcctgcacgcacacacacatgcacacgcacagcAAAGGAGGAGGTggtcaggattattattattattgtattatttatacatGCATTTTGCATGGAGATGTGTGAAGCAGTGTGggactgtgggggggggggtgtgggtgGTTGTTTGGAGCTGTGGGGGGGTGTAGGTTGGTGTGGGGGGGTTGTGTGGAGCAGTGAGGggctgtgtggagctgtgtgggGCGTGTGTGGAGGGTGTGGTGCTGTATGGAACTGCGTGGAGCTGTGTGGggctgtgtggagctgtgtgggGCTGTGGAAGGTGTGTGGagggtgtgtggagctgtgtgggGCGTGTGTGGAGGGTGTGGTGCTGTATGGAACTGCGTGGGGCTGTGTGGGGCTGTGGAGGGTGTGTGGagggtgtgtggagctgtgtggagctgtgtggagctgtgtggagCTGCGTGGGGCTGTGTGGAGGGTGTTTGGAGCTGGGTGGAGCTATGGagggtgtgtggagctgtgtggagCTGTGGAGGGTGTGTGGAGCTGTGGAGGGTGTGTGGAGCTGTGGAGGGTGTGTGGAGCTGCGTGGAGCTGCGTGGGGCTGTGTGGAGGGTGTGTGGAGCTGTGGAGGGTGTGTGGAGCGTGTGTGGAGGGTGCGTGGGGCTGTGGagggtgtgtggagctgtgtggagCTGTGGAGGGTGTGTGGAGCTGCGTGGGGCTGTGTGGGGCTGTGTGGagggtgtgtggagctgtgtggagggtgtgtggagctgtgtggagggtgtgtggagctgtgtggagggtgtgtggagggtgtgtggagctgtgtggagctgtgtgggGCTGTGTGGGGCTGTGTGGAGGGTGTGTGGAGGGTGTGTGGAGCTGTGGAGGGTGTGTGGAGCTGTGGagggtgtgtggagctgtgtggagGGTGTGTGGAGGGTGGGTGGAGCTGTGGagggtgtgtggagctgtgtggagggtgtgtggagctgtgtgggGCTGTGTGGAGGGTGTGTGGAGCTGTGGAGGGTGTGTGGAGGGTGTGTGGAGGGTGCGTGGGGCTGTGTCCTTGTCCCGGTTACCTGCTCGAATCCGGGCTCGTTGTGGTACGGGTTCTCGGTCATCAGGGACTGGATGGAGATGAGCACCGAGGAGATGCTCTGAGCCGGGCTCCACGCCGGGCCGGTCCACGTCCTGCACAACACGGAAGGGAACAATCAGGACCAAATAGAGAACCACCCAGGAACACAGAACCACACTCCAGAAcaaacagaatcaatcaagcaacTCCTCTGGTTacccaggtaaaaaaaaataaataataataataaaaaaaaagttcagaacaagttctcatttacaATAGTGACCTGCCCAAGAAAGCTCAAACTGCAGCAAAGACAACACACAAACAACCTGGAACACAGAGAACCACGCAGAACCACTCGGgagaaaagaaacacacagaaccactcgggaacacagaaacacacagggcACCACATAAGGGAACACACTCATTTTAAATGGCGTTTCGGCGCGCGTTCGCTGCAGCTCCCCTCTTACCCCAGGATGCTGAGGCAGACCTTGCCGTTGCGGTAGAAGTTGGGGTTGAATCGCACCGTgctgttgcccgtggtcatgagcTTCACCCTGGGGGGGTGGATGGGGTAGTCAGGGGGGCAGCGGAACAGGAAGAGGAAGAACCCGCCCTCGTAAGGGGTATCAAAGGGGCCCGTGATCAGGGCATGGATCTGCAGAGAAATCCAAATCACAGACTGCAAAACTCTCATTATCCAAACACTCCCATTAACCGAACGCCTGCGTTATCCAAACACTCCCTTGTTAACCTGTCCTgttgcagggatgggaatgagactcccattgcgcAGCACTGTGATCATTTCCTGTTTCACcagaagtttaataagacatcGAATAATAACAACAGAGAATAACagctgggctgcagtgaattATATGGGTGTAACTGCATCGAGGGGTTCTAGAGACACCGTCAACCACAAGACCGAAGCATGGGCTCAGATGTAATTATAGTACTTATCTGTATGTTATGAGAATGCATTAATAATGATTGTATTTAATCATAATTCACAATGTGACCCCCTTCTCATCCCCTCCCACTATTCCCATTACCTTGGTCATGTCATGAGGGTCGGGAACCACAAACATGCCTGGGGGGGGCTCCTTGTAGATTGACATGATGTCCCTGCAGAGAGAAATGAGTCAAAGACAAGgtctgcatcatcatcatcatccagaGACACACAGGGACTGGACTGCAACCAGCAACTGCAGCATCAGCATCATCATCAAGAGACACACAGGGACTGGACTACAACCAGCAgcatcatcagcatcatcatcatcatccagaGACACACAGGGACTGGACTACAaccagcatcatcatcatccagAGACACACAGGGACTGGACTACAaccagcatcatcatcatccagAGACACACAGGGACTGGACTGCAACCAGCAACTGccgcatcatcatcatcatcatcatcatcaagagACACACAGGGACTGGACTACAACCAGCAgcatcatcagcatcatcatcCAGAGACACACAGGGACTGGACTACAACCAGCAgcatcatcagcatcatcatcCAGAGACACACAGGGACTGGACTACAACCAGCAgcatcatcagcatcatcatcatccagAGACACACAGGGACTGGACTACAACCAGCAgcatcatcagcatcatcatcatccagAGACACACAGGGACTGGACTACAACCAGCAACTGCATCATCAGCATCATCacccagagacacacagggaCTGGACTACAACCAGCAgcatcatcagcatcatcatcCAGAGACACACAGGGACTGGACTACAaccagcatcatcatcatccagAGACACACAGGGACTGGACTACAaccagcatcatcatcatccagAGACACACAGGGACTGGACTACAACCAGCAGCATCATCATCAAGAGACACACAGGGACTGGACTACAACCAGCAGCATCATCAGAATCATCacccagagacacacagggaCTGGACTACAACCAGCAGGGAATATACTGGCAACAGCCCTATACAAATCCTACTGCCGATAAGAACCCCTCCCCTCCCAAATGTATAATTTTCCACGACTACTGGCAATGACTGCCTTCGTGTGGATGTACTGAGAAATGAAGCTCTGATAGGCTGCACCTGAAATACGGCATTAGCACTTCTGATTCGATTTACATCGTCTATAGTCTACAATACACCTTTGGTCCCATAGacgaatgcatttgttttgtgtgaattaaatatgttttgtttaccTTCTAATGCAGCTTCATTCTTTTTGATATGAATAGAAGAAAATGGGAAACTATTCTTCTGCAATTCAGCCTCAGTATTTACTTTTGATGTTAGGGTTattttagatcgggactttgactaggccactccaGAACCTTGACTCTCTTCTTCTTtatccattctgaagtagattttgacgtgtgctttggatcgttgttgtgttggaacgtccagttccACTTTGAACCCTGTTTTgcagcggagggtttcagatgattggccattatcttttggtatgctatggaatccatttgaccATGTACTAGAACTCAATTTCCTGTGcaattagaggaaaaacagccccacagaaggatattaccacctccgtgcttgacagtaggtatggtgttcttttctttgtacgcctcaccagactttccaaacgtaatgactatcagcgtgaccaaacagctcgatttttgtttcatcgctccacaaaacctttgaccagaactcatatccatcttTCAAATggcgttttgcaaactttaagcgattgtcctctGATGTTGATGTTCCTTGACCattaccatgcaatactcgacctatggttgaaatggaaaccccagtcccacttgcagccaattcactttgaatatctctggcaattcttctgcttgttcttggtgaaagaaccttctttcttccagaccgagggagcgttgtgacagtaccatgagtcttgtatttattattattatgtgtttatttagcagacgcctttatccaaggcgacttacagagactatggtgtgtgaactatgcatcagctgcagagtcacttacaactacgtctcacccgaaagacggagcacaaggaggttaagtgacttgctcagggtcacacaatgagtcagtggctgaggtgggatttgaacctgggacctcctggttacaagcccttttctttaaccactggaccacacagcctacttcttgataatagaaacaatagttgaaattgggatactcaaatgcttggaaatgatcttgtatccttctccagctttatgatcATAAATCATTTCctcctaaggtcttcagatagctctttactttttcccatattgacttattgataatgacagcaatcatcctgtgcctaacccttttatactctctaagaatgttcacctacaatccagcatttctagacctttctagaattaggttctgcattatcatattgacatttctagcaccttgtagacaatactatcatagcatcaaagggtatgaatacttttgaattagcattttttacaAAATTTTGCTACAAAACATTTTTCccacaattatttgtttttgagaaatctctagaaattatacatttccattgaggtatgtaaacttttcactagaactgtatatataaagattacgtatacaaataaataaataaatgatatctTTACCTTTTGATCCTGAGTATACACTGCTGAGACGCTTTCTCGCTATCCCAGTCCGTGCTGATGGTCGGGTCCCAGAAGGTGGCGTGAAGCTGGGAAAGCATACCCGCTCCGGCCATATTCGGGGGGTTCGTCCCGGTGAGACCTAAACCGATCCCGGACGAGGGGGCAAGGATGGCCGTACCTACCGCCGTGCCAAGCATGCCAATGGCGGTACCGAAAGAGGGTGAAGCCTGTGGGCCGTCCCCAGTGGTACCGCTAACCGAACCAACACCACTCACGGCACCGAGCCCAGGCGCAGCGGCAGTGGAGGCCACCAGACCCGGGCTGGTCCCCGCGGGGTTACCGGTACCCGGCGCCAGTGAGTTCTCGAAGCTCGGCAGAAACTGGGTTTCCGCGGTACCGCCGCCGGTGAGCCCGGTCCCCGCAGCGGTAGCAGGACCGGCTATAAG encodes:
- the snf8 gene encoding vacuolar-sorting protein SNF8; the encoded protein is MHRRGVGAGAIAKKKLAEAKYKERGTVLAEDQIVQMSKQLETFKTHLEEFASKHKQEIRKSAQFRVQFQDMCATIGVDPLASGKGFWSEMLGVGDFYYELGVQIIEVCLALKHRNGGLITLEELHQRVLKGRGKFAQDVSQDDLIRAIKKLKAMGNGFGMIPVGGTYLVQSVPAELNMDHTVVLQLAEKKGFVTVSEIKTSLKWETERTCHVLDDLLKEGLAWLDGQAAGEPQYWLPALFSELCSRDVTPEEASEMVP
- the LOC117433331 gene encoding ubiquitin-conjugating enzyme E2 Z — its product is MAESAGEEVFDQLIAGPATAAGTGLTGGGTAETQFLPSFENSLAPGTGNPAGTSPGLVASTAAAPGLGAVSGVGSVSGTTGDGPQASPSFGTAIGMLGTAVGTAILAPSSGIGLGLTGTNPPNMAGAGMLSQLHATFWDPTISTDWDSEKASQQCILRIKRDIMSIYKEPPPGMFVVPDPHDMTKIHALITGPFDTPYEGGFFLFLFRCPPDYPIHPPRVKLMTTGNSTVRFNPNFYRNGKVCLSILGTWTGPAWSPAQSISSVLISIQSLMTENPYHNEPGFEQERHPGDSKNYNECIRHETMRVAVSDMLDGKCPCPEALWSVMEKSFLEYYDFYEGVCKERLHLQGQSMQDPFGEKRGHFDYQNLLSRLRAIQQRLKEKCQSQEKDVDTDSDSSSTGTDPDSQGSSKP